The Elephas maximus indicus isolate mEleMax1 chromosome 11, mEleMax1 primary haplotype, whole genome shotgun sequence genome contains the following window.
AGCAATGATTGGAAGTTCTTAGAAGTTGTAGGGATTGGTCTTGGTGGCACTGATCATCTTGGATTCCACTGAATATTGGCCATATGAAAAGGGATTCTAACgcttggaagaaaaaacagaggcAGGTGGAAAAGTCGATGGggtacattgctgttgttagttgttgttaagtcaattgcaactcatggtgaccccatgaggtATATACCCATGGGGTATAGTGGAAAGAACTCTGACCTGGGAGTCAAGATCCCTGAATGTAAACCCCAGACCTGTGCTTGACTTGCTGCATGACCTTGAGGAAGTACTTTAATGCTTCTGTGCCTTGGAGGCAGGGGGAATCTGCCACTTATGagctgtgggaccttgggcaggctccttaacctctctgtgcctccgcTTCCTCACTAGTGAGATGGAAATGATATTTGGATATACCATACAGAGGGGTTCTgaggtttaaataaaataattgtagAAATTGACTGGCACAGAGTCAGCACTCTgaaggtggtagctgggcaccatccaaggctgtaatctttacagaagcaggctggtgggtttgaaccttcagcctttttggttagcaaccaagcgctataaccactgtgccaccagggctcctctgaaaggcagaaggagagaaatcaAGATTCAagggtgggagagaagagaaggagTGGGGAAGAGGGCGAGAGTCCAAGAGACATGGAATGGGAGTTAGGGGATGTGAGGGAGAAGAGAtgagcaagaatgggaaaagggAAAGGGTAAGGAGTAACTTGGAAGAATGAGACATGTTTGGAGAAGCTGGGTGTTGGATTCCTAACCCTCTCTCCACATTCCCTTTCCCTTGAATTTCTTTCCAGGAAAGACCACTAGGACAAGATGAGATTGAAGGTAACACCGTCTCCCCCAAACACCTCACATTGCCATCCTCCCACTTACCCTGCCCTCCTACCCATTTGTATATTTCAGTGTAAATCTCTTTACATGAAAATTTTACATCCCTCTCCCTTCTCACTTAATTCAGATTTTCTGGAACTCTTTCTCATGACAGTTTAAGCACCTCCCAAAATACTTAGAGGTATCTCTATCCCCAAGTGTCTCCAAGACCCAGGAAGGACACATGCATTTTAGGATGAATTGTTGGGTTTTCTCTCGGTGGTTTTGAGGTTCTCCATAACTTCACTCAAGAATTTGAAGGATTTCCGTGCCATCATTTAGTGGCCTCAGGAATCATCCCTCTTGTGAACATATTTCATACGTcactatcctttgaagcttttgttttgggttttgtttgtttattttaatgtacAATAAAACCTGTGAAGCTGGAACCTGCATAAGGTGGAaccctgtcagaaaaggaaaactcactgggtgtttaggaggtaggattcttaatagagaatgatagaaaagtggggactgcaccctgtcaaaggtcaAAAATttatgagacctggaaaaacaaggcagtcctttcGAGTTCCGGCTTTCATATGTTTCTCTGTATTCTCTTTTGAGGAATCTCTAGCGAGTGCCTCACTGATAGTTTCAAATGATGCTACTCTTTCCCATTGATTGTTTTCACATTTCCCAAAGCTTTTCTGTCTTTACTTTCAGAGCTCCGGGAAGCATTCCTTGAGTTTGACAAAGACGGAGATGGGTTCATCTCTTGTAAGGATTTGGGGAATCTCATGAGGACGATGGGATATATGCCCACGGAGATGGAACTGACTGAACTGGGCCAGCAAATACGCATGAACTGTGAGGCCAGGGGGTGGGAGGAATGACCTGAGTTAGGGGAGGACTAAAGATGGAGTTGGGAAGGATATGGAGGTTGAGAGTAGAACTGGGGATAGAGAGGAGGGTGAGAGGTGCAAGAAGTCTGAAAAGAAAATGGTTCTGACGAAGAGAGGCATCATTTGAAGTGTTTAAAGAATGGCTTTTAGAGGTAGATCTGAGTTCAAGTTCCAGTTCTATTATTTTACTGATTAGTCATTTTGAAAAGTGATATTAACCCCCCCTCTTGTGTCACAGTCTCCTCATCCGTCAAGTGAAGATGATATCACTCCTTACCTCATAGGACTATGGGAGGGAAGGGATAAAGGTGCTATTGCagcaggatttgaactgccgaccctttggttagcagcagtagcacttaaccactacgccaccagggtttcctggcaaaGGCGTAGCCTCCAGGAAATACTTATTAAATGTAACTTATGGATATCACCACTAAGATTCATCAGTAGAGCACAAGATTGGAGCTTTATCCGACATTGGAAACAGAATTGGAGTTGGAGCTGATGTTGATAAATAGTGTTGCAAAAAGCATGGGTTTTTATAtgaatgttgttggtgttaggtgctgcggagtccatttcaactcatagtgaccccacgtgacagagtaaaacttacccatagggttttctaggctataatctttatggcagcagattgccaggattgaTTTTGAGATCAAAGCTGAAATGACGTTCCCTTGACTTTGCTTCTGGGCAAAGTCTGTAACTGAGTAAACAAGGTTGTAACTGAGTAAACaaggttgaattaaaaaaaaaaaaaaaaatttttttttttttttaattcaaggacAAGGTATTATTCAGATTTGGAAGAGACTTCGTATCTAAAAGAGACTTTGGTGCTGATTTAATTCATATCTTCcttcccattgtacagatgagggaacAGAGAGCTTAAccaattaagagcttggctcaaGGTCACCTGGACAGTAGTTAGTTTTTGCTACCATACCACACCCTGTCCATCTCTGTTCGGATTAGAGGCACATAAGGGCTTGAGTTGGAGGGAGGAGGTCAAAGACAGCTCTTAGAAGAAAGAGAGGTGGGAGCAAGTCCCTTTCTTGAATATATTTGAGGAACAGAGTAAGGTAGTGGAAGGCTGATGCACATGGAGCTTCACTTAACCTGCCTTTTTTGCCTTCAGTGGGTGGCCGTGTAGACTTTGATGACTTTGTGGAGCTCATGACCCCCAAATTGCTTGCAGAAACAGCTGGGATGATCGGAGTCCAGGAGATGCGAGATGCCTTCAAGGAGGTGAGTTCAGAGTTTCCTGGTGCTGGAGGTAGTGGATGAGCCCCAGAGGTCTATGATTAGTCATTACTATAGACAGGACCAAGCAAAGCCAACTTTTCTTCCTAGCTGTGGTGGGGtttaaaggagccctcgtggcgcagtggttataaACGAaacgtcggtggttcaaacccaccagctgctccacgggagaaagatgcggcagtctgcttccataaagattacagccttggaaactctatggggcagttctactctgtcccatagagtcactatgagtcagaattgatgcaacagcagtgggttattatcactatggagccctggtggctcaacagttaattactcagctgctaactgaaagattcacacccaccagcagctcttcggGATTAAAGaccaggcgatctgcttccataaggatttacagccttggaaaccctataaggcagttctattctgtcctgtaggttcgatataagttggacttgactcaatggcaccctaCAACaacgggttggaatcaacttgatggcacacacaacaattattattattgcccTTGTCGTTGTTATTGCTAGCATTTTCCCCTCTGCTCCTATCCAGTTTGACGCCAACGGGGATGGTGAGATCACGCTGGCGGAGCTGCAGCAGGCCATGCAGAGGCTTCTGGGAGAGAGGCTTACGGCCCGGGAGATCTCTGAGGTGGTCCAGGAGGCCGATGTTAACGGGGACGGCACCGTTGACTTTGAAGGTGACCTTGTATGGGGGCAGCCACTGCTGGAATTCATGTCCAGCT
Protein-coding sequences here:
- the CABP5 gene encoding calcium-binding protein 5, which translates into the protein MQFPMGPACIFLRKGIAEKQRERPLGQDEIEELREAFLEFDKDGDGFISCKDLGNLMRTMGYMPTEMELTELGQQIRMNLGGRVDFDDFVELMTPKLLAETAGMIGVQEMRDAFKEFDANGDGEITLAELQQAMQRLLGERLTAREISEVVQEADVNGDGTVDFEEFVKMMSR